Within the Halorhabdus rudnickae genome, the region GGCTGTAGAATTCGATCGTCTCCTGAACCGTGAACCGGGACCGGAACGCGGGTCGCTGTGGCAAATAGCCGACGGCGCGGTCGGCATCGCTCCGGCGCTGGACGCGCCCATCGTCGGCCGCACGTAACCCGGCCGCGACCGAGAGCAACGTCGTCTTGCCCGATCCATTCGGCCCCAGGAGACAGGTCACCGTGTCGGGGGCCGCCCGCAGCGTCACGCCGTCGAGGACAGTCACGTCGCCGAAGGACTTGCGCACGTCCCGCAGTTCGAGGACAGCCTCCCCATCCGTCCCGTCGGTGCTCATGGGGAAACACCACCGCCGTCGATCGTCGCGTTCGAAGAGGCCATGCCCGACTGTGCCGGTTTCGCTCGCGGCCGGTCGTCGATCACGTCCGCGGCCCGCAATCCCGGGACAGCCGTCTGGAACTGCCGCAACAGCGAAACGGCGGGAGACTGTGCGAGCATCGCTGCGCCGGTCGACCGGGAGACGGCGCTGTCGACGACCCCGGTCGGCCGGAAGGAGCGCTCGACCGTGCCGTCGCCGTCGCGGTCCCGGCCGGGGATCGACCCCCAGTAGTTGCCGGACCAGACACGAACCGGTCCACGTCCCGTGGTGACGTACCGGTCGTTTTCGATGACGTCGTTGTCGGATACCTCGTTCGTCGGCAGGATCGTCCCGGTCCGGAGTCCAACGTCGTTCCCGCGGACAACGTTGTGCTCGTATGTCGAGCGCTGGGAGCCAAGATCCATGCCGTAGTGATTCCCGATCACGACGTTCCCCAGAACCGTGGAGGAACTCCCCGAGACAGAGATCCCGACGCCGCTGTCGCTGACCCGATTGTCGACGATCACGTTCGATCGTGGGCGGGTCATAACGACGAGCCCGATGTTCGTCCCCCTGACTGTGTTGTCCGCTATCAGTGTCCCGGACGTGAACATCTCGTGGACGCCAAAGCGCATCCCCCTCATCCGGTTGTTCCGGACGACGAGCCCGTCGGCGTCGTGGGTGTAGACAGCGTCCCGACCGCCGACGAACGTGGTGTTCTGGACCACCATCCGCGAGTTCATCGCCAGCACGCTCATGAACCCGTCCTGCCAGGTGTCTGTCCCGTCGATTTCGGCGTCCCGGAGAACAGTCCCGTCGCTTGCCCGGACGATCGCACCGCTGGCCGGCGTCTCGACGGTGACGTCTGCGAGCAACGAGCGGTTCGCCCCGTCGAGGACCACCGCCGCGTCGCCGTAGCCGTAGACGGTGCGGACCGTCTCGTCCCAGCTGCCGTTCGCGACCGAACCGTTCGTCGGTTTGCCAGTATTGTTCGTGCCGACGCCCGCGATCGACAGGTTCGACAGTGCCGTCCGCTCGGCGCGAAGATTCAGGACAGTTCCGGCCCCGTCGCCGAGGAGTCGCGTCCGATCGCCAGCGCCACGGATCGTCACCGACTTCTCGATCGTCAGGTTCGCGTTGTAAGTCCCGGGCGGGAGCTTGATCGTCGAGTTCGCGGCGGCCGTCCGGACGGCCGCCGCGAGCGTCGAAACGTCCTCGCCGACGGTCACGGAGACCGGACGTTCGAGCAAGCCTTCGCGCTCCCGGACCGTTCGGTCCGCCCACGCTCGTCGATCGTCGATCTGCCGTCGAACGGGTTCGCCCCTGAGTTCTCCCTCGTGGCTGTCCAGTTCGTTCCAGCGGCGGATCGCTCCCCCGTAGCGGTCCGCAAACGCTACGGCGGTCGCCCGGTCGTCGAAGGGAACGATCGCCGGTCCGCCCGGCGTTCGCGCGGCGCTGTCGACCACGAAGAACGCATCGCCGGCTTCGACCCAATCGACCGCGGGATCCGAGGTGACGACGAGCAGGCCGTCGTCGGTCAGCTCGACGCCCGCGTCGGCGAAGTCCGTGACGTAGATCGCGAGCGGGTGCCCGAACTGTCGAGTCGTCGTGTCACGGTCGAGCGCACCGAGCGCCGTCTCGATCCCGTAGTAGCCAATGACGTACTGGTACTGCGAGTAAAACACCTGTGCCCGCGGGATCTCGTACCCACCGGCATCGGCCTGCCGGACATCGACGCCGGTCATTCCCGTCGTCAGCGTCTCCGAGAAAGCGACTGGGTGTGCTGTCGCGCTGTCGGCCGGTGTGGCGACGAACGCGAGCGACGCGATTGTCAGCCCCAGGGCCAGGCCAGCGAGGACGACGCTCACGCGCATGTCAGGTCCCGCTCAACTCGGCGATCATCGAACGTGTCACTTCGCCGAAAGCGGCGAGTTCGCCGCCGTAGTCGTCCCGGAACATCCGCGCGTCGGCCTCGTCGCCGAACCCGATCAGATCCCGCCCCATCGCGCCTTCGACCGACGACGCGACGACAAATGTCACGTCCGAGGCGAGGACGAACGCCGACGCCTCGGGGTGTGTCGAGATGAGGGGCCGGCCGCCATCGGTGAGGACCTCGTAGTCGACGGCCGAATAATCGGTCACGTAGAAGGCTGATCGGGTCCAGCCGCGATCGCGTCGCTCGAAATCGTATTGGAACGCTTCCCACGTGCTGTCGAACCGTGCCGGGTTCTCGTGGTCCGAAGGGTCTTTGTTCCGATAGAACACCTCCGCGCTCGGTCCCGGGTGGTGGGGAATGATCATCCTGCAGACGTCACAGGCGTCGCTGTCGGTCAGTGTCACGGGATCCGGCGTCTCCGTACCGAGGCAACCGGCGAGTCCGAGGAGCGCGCCCGTTCCGACAGCGCCGAGCAGTCGACGTCGCGTCGTCGATGCCTCACTCTCCGGGTGACCGTCCAGACACTGGCCGACGTCAGACCCCTCGTGTCTGCGCAAACAGCCGTTAGTCCGGATCCAGTCGCCGTTCATTGATAGTTACGTCCACCTCTAGCGTCAAAGAGCCAGTGATTTGCATCGTCATGGACACGATAAAATTCACGCATAGAACAAGACTGTTCTGAGCCGTTCGGTATATTCCGGCCAACGAAGCCGCAAATTTCGCCCAGTCCCCCGGCAATAACATGCAAAAAATTCGCAATAGCGAACCGTTTAGTGTGCGCGAAGCGGACAACGAATCGTGCATCGACGCGAGTATCTGGGAGCGCTCGGAACCGGGGTGGTCACCGCCACTGCGGGATGCGTCGGCGGGGATTCGGACACGTACCTCAGGGAACCCGATACCGGATACGAACCAGCCGATGTCCGGTTTCCCGGCCACGGCCAGCGACTCCCCGACGTGACGGTCTCGGACCCGCTCGCCGGCGAGACGGTCGAGACGACCGGCGGCGAGGGGGATTCGCTGGTGACGTTCTTCTATTCGCACTGCCAGACGGTCTGTCCACGACTGATCTCGGCGCTCCGTAACGTCCAGATGCGGGCTATCGATGAGGGGCACATCGACGCGACCCGGTTTCTGGCGGTTACGTTCGATCCCGAACGTGACGACGCCGAGCGACTGGAGAGTTACGCGGACCGGATGGACGTTTCATTGACTGAGGGATGGCGGTTCCTCCGCCCGGACACGCCCGAAGATGCCAAGCGAGTCGTCCAGGGGGAGTTCGGGGTGAGCTTCGATCGGACCCACCCCGAAGACATGGACATGTACATGTTCAACCACTTCGCGCTCATCCTACTGGTCAACGCGGACGATTACGTCGAGCGAGCCTATACGGGATCGACGCCGCGATGGCAGGACGTCTACGCCGATCTCGAAACGCTCCGCGAGCGGGAGGGCTGAGGATGCGACGGCGCGAACTTCTGGCCGGACTCGGCGCGGCGGCAGTCGTCGGTGCCGGTGGGTACGTCTCGCTGTCGTCCGTCGGTGGCGACGTCGCCCCCGTCGAAGTCGACCTCTTCGACACAGCAGGGAGCCCAGGGGGCGAGATGACAGTCCCCGTGCCCGGAAAGACGACCGTCGTCGACCTGTTCGCGACGACCTGCCCGCCCTGCAAACCGGCGCTTGACACCCTGGACACTGTCGAGTCCGACGTCAAGGATGTCCAGTTCGTCTCCGTCACGGGAGAATATCTCGGCGACGCGTCCGATCGGACGCGAGGAGACGTAATCGAGTGGTGGCGAACCCACGGCGGTCGCTGGCCGGTCGGCCACGACGCCGAGAACGTGCTGTCGAGGCGGTTCGACGCCACCGGACTCCCGTTCACGGCCGTCGTCGACGCCGCAGGGTCGGTCGTCTGGTCACACGCGGGCGTGCCGAACGCCGACCGCCTGAGTCGAGCCATCGACGACGCAGACGCATGACCGATCTCGGAGTGGCGGCGGCGGTCTCCTTCGCGTTCGCCACCGGGGTGGCGACCTTTTTCGCGCCCTGTGCCTATCCCCTCCTGCCCGGATACGTCGGCTATTACATCCGGGCGAACGACGGGACGAACGCGACCCTCCCGGGCGCACTCGTTCGCGGCGTCGCCGCGAGCCTCGGCATCCTCGTTGCGTTCGCCGTCCTCGCGGCACTGACCGTTACTGTCGGCCGATCGCTGACCGAGTGGTTGCCCTCCCTGGAAGTGATCGTGGGCGCGGTACTCGTCGGTCTGGGACTGCTTACGTTGTCCGATCGATCGATCGGATGGCACGCCCGCCTGCCGGAACGACGGACCTCGATCCCGGCGTTCGTGGCGTTCGGAGTCCTGTACGCCGTCGCGGCGACCGGCTGTATCGCGCCGGTATTCCTCGGGATCGTCTCCCAGGCGCTCACCTTCCCACTATACGGGACCCTCGCCGTCCTCGGCGGGTACGCCGCCGGAATGGTGTTGCTCATGATCGGGGCGACGGTCGCTATCGCTGTCGGCGTCGACGTCGGTCGGGAGCGACTGCCGGCGCTGTCCGGACGTCTCACTCAGATTGCCGGGGTCGTCCTGATCCTGGCCGGCCTCGCCCAGATCTGGCTGGCGCTGTTCGTCTATACCTGAGTGGATCTGGCGCTACCGGACTCGCGTCGACCCCGTCGAGTCCGCGAACAACCCCCGACGGTTTTACGGTTGTGACTGATACGTGAGCGCATGACGGATCCGGTCGACGAAGGGGCCGATGCTGAAGGGGCCGGATCGCCGGACGATACGGCGGAGACGGCAGGCATCCAGCGGTGTGATTACTGTCGGTTGCCGATCCCTCATGATCCGACGATCCTAGAGCGTGACGACCAGACCTATCGGTTCTGCTCGCGGGCGTGTCGCAGGGCCGTCGAGAACAGCGATCGCGTCTTCACGCAGTTCCAGGAGGCACGGCGGTTCGACCCCGGCGTAGAGGCACTTCAGACCGCTCTGCCCGAGGGGATGCCGCGCAACGCATTCGTCATGCTGAGCGACCTGGCAGGGACCCGAACCGAGTCTGTCCAGGCGGAACTCGTCTGGCGGGCGCTCCAGCGTGGTGAACCCGCCGTCGTCGTTGCCTTCCTTGAACCGCCAGTGTCGATCATCCAGTCGTTCATGTCTTTGGAGTGGAACGTCATCCCGTATCTCGAACGCGATCAGCTACATATCGTCGACGGATTCACCTATCGGGTCGACGACCCCGATCGGATGCACGACCGCATGGGTGAGTGGAATCGGCACCTCCAGTCGGTCGCCAGCGACGCGACGACAACAGTCCGGGACGGGACCGAGATCCACGAACTGGAGAACCAACTGGACAACGCTCTGGAACGACTCGAGATGAACGAGCGCGGGATCGTCGTCATCGACTCGCTGACGGAACTGGGCTCGCTCGTCCAGCCGATCCGGGCGTACAACTTCGTCAAAGACGTTCGCGCGGATGTCTGTAAAGGCCGATTCGTCCCCGTCTTCGCCGGCGCGACTATGGCCGGCGACGGCGGCGGATTCCCGCACGACTTAGGGTACATGACGGACGGTATCGTCGAGATGCGTCTCAACGAGGAGATCGTCGAGGACGCACTCATCAAGCAGATCCGCGTCCGGAAGATGTCCGGGGTCCTCACTTATCCCGAGTGGAGCGCGTACGAATACACCAGTGGGACGGGCATCGTCCTCTTCGATCCACAGGAAGAGATGGCTGATAGCTCCCAGCAGAACCTCGACTCCTTCGACACCGACGAAGGGATTACTTCAACCGATGATGAGGAATCCCCAATCGATCGAGCACCCCTAGAACAAGCCGAGGCAAGCGAACTATCAACAGAACGCGACAGTGATAGCTGAGTCTACTGGGCACTCGGCGGTACCCTGTCGATTCGAGATATCTTTCACGGCGCCGGCAAACGTTTAAAACAGACAGAGATAGTGTCAAACCGGTCTCTTCAATCGGCGGTACGGTGGTCGTTCTGACGGGGTCTCGGGCAAGAAAAAAACGGATCGACAGACGGCCTAGTTACGGCGCTGTCTGCCGAGTACACCAAGTGACAGCACGAACAGCGCCGTCATCGTCAAGACAGCCGTGAACCCTGGACCGCTGGTTGCCGTCGTTTCTGGGCTCGCGTCCATCTGCTCGGTCGTCTCTGTGGTCTCGGTCTCTGTCGTGGTCGCCGTCTCCGTTGCCGTCGGTTCGGGATTGTCGTCATCGACCTCGATCATCGCGTCTGC harbors:
- a CDS encoding nitrous oxide reductase accessory protein NosL, yielding MNGDWIRTNGCLRRHEGSDVGQCLDGHPESEASTTRRRLLGAVGTGALLGLAGCLGTETPDPVTLTDSDACDVCRMIIPHHPGPSAEVFYRNKDPSDHENPARFDSTWEAFQYDFERRDRGWTRSAFYVTDYSAVDYEVLTDGGRPLISTHPEASAFVLASDVTFVVASSVEGAMGRDLIGFGDEADARMFRDDYGGELAAFGEVTRSMIAELSGT
- a CDS encoding NosD domain-containing protein, coding for MRVSVVLAGLALGLTIASLAFVATPADSATAHPVAFSETLTTGMTGVDVRQADAGGYEIPRAQVFYSQYQYVIGYYGIETALGALDRDTTTRQFGHPLAIYVTDFADAGVELTDDGLLVVTSDPAVDWVEAGDAFFVVDSAARTPGGPAIVPFDDRATAVAFADRYGGAIRRWNELDSHEGELRGEPVRRQIDDRRAWADRTVREREGLLERPVSVTVGEDVSTLAAAVRTAAANSTIKLPPGTYNANLTIEKSVTIRGAGDRTRLLGDGAGTVLNLRAERTALSNLSIAGVGTNNTGKPTNGSVANGSWDETVRTVYGYGDAAVVLDGANRSLLADVTVETPASGAIVRASDGTVLRDAEIDGTDTWQDGFMSVLAMNSRMVVQNTTFVGGRDAVYTHDADGLVVRNNRMRGMRFGVHEMFTSGTLIADNTVRGTNIGLVVMTRPRSNVIVDNRVSDSGVGISVSGSSSTVLGNVVIGNHYGMDLGSQRSTYEHNVVRGNDVGLRTGTILPTNEVSDNDVIENDRYVTTGRGPVRVWSGNYWGSIPGRDRDGDGTVERSFRPTGVVDSAVSRSTGAAMLAQSPAVSLLRQFQTAVPGLRAADVIDDRPRAKPAQSGMASSNATIDGGGVSP
- a CDS encoding SCO family protein codes for the protein MHRREYLGALGTGVVTATAGCVGGDSDTYLREPDTGYEPADVRFPGHGQRLPDVTVSDPLAGETVETTGGEGDSLVTFFYSHCQTVCPRLISALRNVQMRAIDEGHIDATRFLAVTFDPERDDAERLESYADRMDVSLTEGWRFLRPDTPEDAKRVVQGEFGVSFDRTHPEDMDMYMFNHFALILLVNADDYVERAYTGSTPRWQDVYADLETLREREG
- a CDS encoding TlpA family protein disulfide reductase; the encoded protein is MRRRELLAGLGAAAVVGAGGYVSLSSVGGDVAPVEVDLFDTAGSPGGEMTVPVPGKTTVVDLFATTCPPCKPALDTLDTVESDVKDVQFVSVTGEYLGDASDRTRGDVIEWWRTHGGRWPVGHDAENVLSRRFDATGLPFTAVVDAAGSVVWSHAGVPNADRLSRAIDDADA
- a CDS encoding ATPase domain-containing protein yields the protein MTDPVDEGADAEGAGSPDDTAETAGIQRCDYCRLPIPHDPTILERDDQTYRFCSRACRRAVENSDRVFTQFQEARRFDPGVEALQTALPEGMPRNAFVMLSDLAGTRTESVQAELVWRALQRGEPAVVVAFLEPPVSIIQSFMSLEWNVIPYLERDQLHIVDGFTYRVDDPDRMHDRMGEWNRHLQSVASDATTTVRDGTEIHELENQLDNALERLEMNERGIVVIDSLTELGSLVQPIRAYNFVKDVRADVCKGRFVPVFAGATMAGDGGGFPHDLGYMTDGIVEMRLNEEIVEDALIKQIRVRKMSGVLTYPEWSAYEYTSGTGIVLFDPQEEMADSSQQNLDSFDTDEGITSTDDEESPIDRAPLEQAEASELSTERDSDS
- a CDS encoding cytochrome c biogenesis CcdA family protein, whose amino-acid sequence is MTDLGVAAAVSFAFATGVATFFAPCAYPLLPGYVGYYIRANDGTNATLPGALVRGVAASLGILVAFAVLAALTVTVGRSLTEWLPSLEVIVGAVLVGLGLLTLSDRSIGWHARLPERRTSIPAFVAFGVLYAVAATGCIAPVFLGIVSQALTFPLYGTLAVLGGYAAGMVLLMIGATVAIAVGVDVGRERLPALSGRLTQIAGVVLILAGLAQIWLALFVYT